In Methylovirgula sp., a single genomic region encodes these proteins:
- a CDS encoding arsenate reductase ArsC → MSDRIFNVLFLCTGNSARSIIAEAILNDIGAGKFRAFSAGSHPKGDINPNTLTLLKNLGHDVSSLCPKSWDEFALPGGPIFDFIFTVCDNAAGEACPVWLGHPVTAHWGVPDPAEAKGTPAEIAQAFNEAYRMLHRRVELFALLPFRALDESSLQAKLKEIGQTTDTKEAAG, encoded by the coding sequence ATGTCAGACCGGATATTCAACGTCCTGTTTCTCTGCACCGGAAATTCGGCGCGCTCGATCATCGCCGAAGCAATTCTCAACGACATTGGCGCTGGAAAATTTCGCGCCTTCAGCGCGGGTTCTCATCCCAAGGGCGACATCAATCCGAACACCTTGACGCTCCTGAAAAACCTCGGCCACGACGTTTCGTCATTGTGCCCAAAATCATGGGATGAGTTCGCTTTGCCCGGCGGTCCCATTTTCGATTTCATCTTCACGGTCTGCGATAATGCTGCGGGCGAAGCCTGCCCGGTCTGGCTCGGACATCCGGTCACCGCGCATTGGGGCGTGCCCGACCCGGCGGAGGCAAAAGGAACGCCCGCCGAGATCGCCCAAGCCTTTAACGAAGCCTATCGGATGTTGCACCGGCGCGTCGAACTTTTCGCCTTGCTGCCTTTTCGTGCGCTCGACGAGTCCAGTCTGCAAGCGAAGTTAAAAGAGATCGGCCAGACGACCGACACTAAAGAAGCCGCCGGGTAA
- the ychF gene encoding redox-regulated ATPase YchF, whose amino-acid sequence MGFKCGIVGLPNVGKSTLFNAQTQTAAAQAANYPFCTIEPNVGDVAVPDPRLEVLAKIAGSKEIIPTRLTFVDIAGLVRGASKGEGLGNQFLANIRECDAIAHVVRCFEDDDITHVEGKISPLDDIETIETELMLADLDSLEKRAPALEKKAKGGDKEAKETFDIVSRCLVLLREGKPARLAAIKPEEQKAFNMLGLLSAKPVLYVCNVEEASADKGNAYSEQVKVRAAQEGAGAVTVSAAIESEIALLPMAEQKDYLEAVGLEEPGLNRVIRAGYALLHLITYFTVGPKETRAWTIEVGTKAPQAAAVIHTDFEKGFIRAETIAYADYVAANGEAGAREAGKFRLEGKDYVVADGDVLHFRFAN is encoded by the coding sequence ATGGGCTTTAAATGCGGCATCGTCGGTCTGCCGAATGTCGGCAAATCGACGCTTTTCAACGCGCAGACGCAGACGGCGGCGGCGCAGGCGGCCAATTATCCTTTCTGCACCATCGAGCCGAATGTCGGTGATGTTGCCGTGCCTGATCCGCGGCTCGAAGTTCTGGCGAAGATCGCCGGCTCAAAAGAGATCATCCCGACACGGCTGACTTTCGTTGATATTGCCGGTCTCGTGCGCGGCGCCTCGAAGGGCGAAGGTCTCGGCAATCAATTCCTCGCCAATATCCGCGAATGCGACGCCATTGCGCATGTCGTGCGCTGTTTCGAGGACGATGACATCACGCATGTTGAAGGCAAGATTTCGCCGCTCGACGATATCGAGACAATCGAAACTGAGCTGATGCTGGCCGATCTCGACAGCCTCGAAAAGCGCGCGCCCGCTTTGGAGAAGAAAGCCAAGGGCGGCGACAAAGAGGCCAAGGAGACCTTCGATATCGTCAGCCGCTGCCTTGTCCTGCTGCGCGAGGGCAAACCGGCGCGTCTCGCCGCGATCAAGCCGGAGGAGCAGAAAGCTTTCAACATGCTCGGCCTCCTGAGCGCCAAGCCGGTTCTCTATGTCTGCAATGTCGAGGAAGCGTCGGCCGACAAGGGCAATGCCTATTCCGAGCAGGTGAAAGTCCGCGCGGCGCAAGAAGGCGCGGGCGCTGTTACCGTCTCTGCGGCGATCGAAAGCGAGATCGCATTATTGCCGATGGCGGAGCAGAAGGATTATCTCGAAGCTGTCGGGCTGGAAGAGCCGGGGCTCAATCGCGTCATCCGCGCCGGCTATGCGCTCCTGCATCTCATCACCTATTTCACGGTCGGCCCCAAAGAAACCCGCGCCTGGACGATCGAAGTCGGCACCAAAGCACCGCAGGCCGCGGCCGTGATTCATACGGATTTCGAGAAGGGCTTCATCCGCGCTGAAACGATTGCCTATGCGGATTACGTCGCCGCAAACGGCGAGGCCGGCGCGCGCGAGGCGGGCAAGTTCCGCCTCGAAGGCAAAGATTATGTCGTCGCCGACGGCGACGTGCTGCATTTCAGGTTTGCGAATTAG
- a CDS encoding phosphorylase, whose product MVLAITGMKAEARIAAGAAVSVIASGGNRTILETALDNVFEANIGAVLSFGIAGGLAPGLPAGTALVARKIVSDDGEYECDRAWSQRLATALGGAPIVDMAGIDEAVATPADKRALHIATRAAAADMESHIAARFAAERNLPFAAFRVVADPAERHVPPAALAGIGKTGRVTVGPVLRSLARAPGQFPHLVKTALDANAAFMTLFRSRQMAAGGGFGFFDFSELVLDMPREDVIGGSLPV is encoded by the coding sequence GTGGTTCTTGCTATCACCGGGATGAAGGCCGAGGCGCGAATTGCGGCCGGCGCCGCCGTTTCCGTGATCGCCAGCGGCGGCAACAGAACCATTCTCGAAACTGCGCTCGACAATGTCTTTGAGGCCAATATCGGCGCGGTGCTGAGTTTCGGAATTGCCGGCGGTCTGGCGCCGGGCTTACCGGCCGGCACGGCACTCGTCGCGCGCAAGATCGTTTCCGACGATGGCGAATATGAATGCGACCGCGCCTGGTCGCAACGGCTTGCCACTGCGCTCGGCGGCGCGCCGATCGTTGACATGGCCGGCATCGACGAGGCCGTGGCGACACCTGCCGACAAACGCGCCTTGCATATTGCTACTCGCGCCGCCGCTGCCGATATGGAATCGCATATCGCCGCACGCTTCGCGGCCGAACGCAACCTGCCGTTCGCGGCGTTTCGTGTGGTTGCAGATCCTGCCGAGCGTCACGTGCCGCCAGCGGCGCTTGCGGGCATCGGCAAGACGGGCCGCGTTACTGTCGGGCCGGTGCTGCGTTCATTGGCGCGGGCACCGGGTCAGTTCCCGCATCTGGTGAAAACGGCGCTCGATGCGAACGCCGCGTTCATGACCTTATTCCGCAGCCGACAGATGGCTGCTGGTGGCGGTTTCGGCTTCTTTGATTTCAGCGAGCTTGTTCTGGACATGCCGCGAGAAGACGTAATCGGCGGGTCTCTGCCCGTCTAA
- the hpnC gene encoding squalene synthase HpnC, translating to MSDVIEQPATKTHRDENFPVASVLIAREHRPAVLAFYNFVRAADDIADSPDLTPDQKIAGLDRFEAGLLGKDDSIEVAKPLRAVLAARKLPARHALDLLYAFRMDATKTRYANFDELMHYCAYSAAPVGRYVLDVHGESEATWPANDALCSALQIINHTQDCGADYRNLDRVYIPQDAMARHGTDVTALAAPAASPNLLACLHELSAQTAKLVTLGRTLSQQVKDLRLALETAVIGRLAQTLVTLLQTRDPLSQKVHLNKPEMIGWTLLGVGDGFIGRVKGAPQAGAAQTRRA from the coding sequence ATGAGCGACGTGATCGAACAGCCGGCAACGAAAACGCATCGCGATGAGAATTTCCCTGTCGCCTCAGTCCTGATCGCGCGCGAGCATCGGCCGGCCGTGCTCGCCTTCTACAATTTCGTTCGCGCCGCCGACGATATCGCCGACAGCCCGGATCTGACGCCGGACCAGAAGATCGCCGGGCTTGACCGTTTCGAGGCGGGGCTGCTTGGCAAGGACGATAGCATCGAGGTCGCCAAGCCGCTGCGTGCCGTGCTTGCCGCGCGCAAACTGCCGGCGCGCCATGCGCTCGACCTGCTCTATGCCTTCCGCATGGACGCGACGAAAACCCGCTACGCCAATTTCGACGAGCTGATGCATTACTGCGCCTATTCTGCGGCCCCGGTCGGCCGCTATGTTCTCGACGTGCATGGCGAGAGCGAAGCCACATGGCCAGCGAACGACGCGCTCTGCTCGGCCTTGCAGATCATCAATCACACACAGGATTGTGGCGCCGATTATCGCAATCTCGATCGCGTCTATATTCCGCAAGATGCGATGGCGCGCCACGGCACGGATGTGACGGCGCTGGCCGCACCGGCTGCATCGCCCAACCTTCTCGCCTGCCTGCATGAATTGTCGGCGCAAACCGCGAAGCTCGTCACGCTCGGGCGCACGTTGTCGCAGCAAGTGAAAGATCTGCGCCTCGCGCTTGAAACCGCGGTCATCGGCCGCTTGGCGCAGACACTCGTGACCCTGCTGCAGACGCGCGATCCGCTGAGCCAGAAAGTTCATCTCAACAAGCCCGAAATGATTGGCTGGACGCTGCTCGGCGTCGGCGACGGTTTCATCGGCCGGGTCAAAGGAGCGCCGCAGGCCGGGGCGGCGCAGACGAGGCGCGCATGA
- the hpnD gene encoding presqualene diphosphate synthase HpnD: protein MSVAEAEAAPSAQTRASGSSFYAAMRILPRAQRDGMFEIYSFCRLVDDIADDGGPQAPRFTQLEQWRQDINALCAGKLPSPQFAGLFAAIKKFNLQKDDFFAVIDGMEMDVREDIQAPDWQKLDLYCDRVASAVGRLSVRVFGTPEKEGAALAYHLGRALQLTNILRDIDEDAGINRLYLPREALVAAGITSTNPQDVIASPHLAAACAPVITRAKEHFAEAAAIMKRCPRASVKSPRLMYEAYQIILGTLLARGFTPPRQKIKLPKHQLLFVVLRHGLF from the coding sequence ATGAGCGTCGCCGAGGCCGAAGCGGCACCGAGTGCGCAGACGCGCGCCAGCGGCAGTTCGTTCTATGCCGCGATGCGCATCCTGCCCCGCGCGCAGCGCGACGGCATGTTCGAAATCTATTCCTTCTGTCGCCTTGTTGACGACATCGCTGACGATGGCGGCCCGCAAGCGCCGCGGTTTACACAACTGGAGCAATGGCGCCAGGATATTAATGCGCTTTGCGCGGGCAAGCTTCCCTCGCCGCAATTCGCTGGCCTCTTCGCTGCGATCAAAAAATTCAATCTTCAAAAAGACGATTTCTTCGCCGTCATCGACGGTATGGAAATGGATGTGCGCGAAGACATCCAGGCGCCGGACTGGCAGAAACTCGATCTTTATTGCGACCGGGTGGCGAGCGCGGTGGGACGGCTTTCGGTCCGCGTCTTCGGGACGCCTGAAAAAGAAGGCGCAGCTCTCGCGTACCATCTCGGCCGCGCGCTGCAACTCACCAACATCTTGCGCGATATTGACGAGGACGCCGGCATCAACCGGCTCTATCTGCCGCGCGAGGCGCTTGTCGCCGCGGGCATTACGAGCACCAATCCGCAGGATGTCATTGCGAGCCCGCATCTTGCCGCCGCCTGCGCGCCGGTGATCACTCGCGCCAAAGAGCATTTCGCCGAAGCGGCCGCGATCATGAAGCGCTGCCCGCGCGCGAGCGTGAAATCACCGCGGCTCATGTATGAGGCCTATCAAATCATTCTCGGCACTTTATTGGCACGCGGCTTCACGCCACCGCGTCAAAAGATCAAGCTGCCAAAGCATCAACTGCTGTTCGTTGTGCTGCGTCACGGCCTGTTCTGA
- the hpnE gene encoding hydroxysqualene dehydroxylase HpnE codes for MMARIHIVGAGLAGLAAALRLADGKRSIIIHESATQAGGRCRSYFDTTLGMEIDNGNHLLLSGNYAAQEFLRKVGSEDQLVGPDHADFAFIDLKTRERWLLQPSDGAIPWWIFQKDRRVPGTGPLDYFGVAPLLTAAKGATLKQAMKCEGVLWERLWQPFFLAALNTQPEEGAASLAARLMRETFAKGGRACRPLVAAQGLSTAFITPALRYLEAKGVDIRFERRLSAIAADGGNVKALSFGDETIALEPGDALVLAVPAPIAASLLPALPTPQSFRAIVNAHYKIAPPPGQPPILGIINGTMEWLFAFPGRLSVTISGADRLIATPREEVAAKIWSEIQLVTKIDSPLPAWQIIKEKRATFAATPAEEVRRPKTRSAWPNLLLAGDWTDTGLPATIEGAIRSGFAAADAALADE; via the coding sequence CTGATGGCTCGCATTCATATCGTCGGCGCCGGGCTGGCCGGCCTCGCCGCAGCGTTGCGACTGGCGGACGGAAAACGGTCTATCATTATTCACGAGTCCGCGACGCAGGCGGGTGGCCGCTGCCGTTCCTATTTCGATACGACGCTCGGGATGGAGATCGACAACGGCAACCATCTGTTGCTCTCCGGCAATTACGCGGCCCAGGAATTTTTGCGCAAAGTCGGCAGCGAGGATCAGCTTGTCGGCCCGGATCATGCGGACTTCGCTTTCATCGATCTGAAGACCCGCGAGCGCTGGCTTTTGCAGCCGAGCGACGGCGCCATTCCGTGGTGGATTTTTCAGAAAGATCGTCGTGTGCCCGGCACCGGGCCGCTCGACTATTTCGGCGTCGCGCCGCTGCTAACCGCGGCGAAAGGGGCCACACTCAAGCAAGCGATGAAATGCGAGGGTGTGCTCTGGGAGCGATTGTGGCAGCCGTTTTTCCTCGCGGCACTCAACACCCAGCCTGAGGAAGGCGCGGCCTCGCTCGCCGCCCGGCTCATGCGAGAGACGTTCGCCAAGGGCGGCCGCGCCTGCCGCCCACTGGTGGCGGCGCAGGGCCTTTCGACAGCCTTCATCACCCCGGCGCTGCGGTATCTTGAGGCAAAGGGCGTCGATATTCGCTTCGAGCGGCGGCTGTCGGCCATCGCTGCGGACGGGGGTAACGTCAAAGCCCTCTCCTTTGGCGACGAAACGATTGCCCTTGAGCCTGGCGATGCTCTCGTTCTGGCGGTCCCGGCACCGATTGCTGCCTCGCTTTTGCCAGCTTTGCCTACGCCGCAGTCTTTTCGCGCCATCGTGAACGCACATTACAAAATCGCGCCCCCGCCCGGCCAGCCGCCGATCCTCGGGATCATCAACGGCACGATGGAATGGCTCTTCGCTTTCCCCGGCCGGCTGTCGGTTACGATCAGCGGCGCGGACCGTTTGATCGCGACGCCACGAGAAGAGGTCGCCGCCAAAATCTGGTCTGAAATTCAATTGGTTACGAAGATCGATTCGCCTCTACCCGCATGGCAGATCATAAAAGAGAAACGCGCCACCTTCGCCGCCACACCAGCAGAAGAGGTTCGGCGGCCTAAGACCCGCAGTGCATGGCCCAATCTCCTCCTGGCTGGAGATTGGACGGACACGGGGCTGCCCGCGACAATCGAAGGCGCCATTCGCTCAGGTTTCGCGGCGGCGGATGCCGCTTTGGCTGACGAATGA
- the hpnH gene encoding adenosyl-hopene transferase HpnH — MGIPLLQALQIGGYVLGQKLKGNKRFPLVLMMEPLFRCNLACAGCGKIDYPDPILNQRLPLDEALHSMEECGAPVVVIAGGEPLLHKELPKIVEGGLAQGRYMTVCTNALLLEKQIDRFKPHRRFNWSIHLDGDQEMHDKSVCQKGVYDRAVSALKLAKSKGFRVTINCTLFNDADPERVASFFDDMKELGIEGVTVSPGYAYERAPDQQHFLNRAKTKQLFRDIFKRGNGGKKWPFFQSGLFLDFLAGNRTYECTPWGNPTRTVFGWQRPCYLLGEGYTKTYAELMETTNWDSYGVGKYEKCADCMVHCGFEATSVNEAFSKPWEILKVAIGGIRTDGAMAKDVPLDGQRPADYVFSRHVQNKLAEIKEAETATSSHLSAAE; from the coding sequence ATGGGTATTCCGTTACTGCAGGCGCTGCAAATCGGCGGTTACGTCCTGGGCCAGAAGCTCAAGGGCAACAAAAGATTCCCGCTCGTTCTCATGATGGAACCTTTGTTCCGTTGCAATCTTGCTTGCGCGGGTTGCGGCAAGATCGACTATCCCGATCCGATCCTGAACCAGCGCTTGCCGCTCGATGAAGCCCTGCATTCAATGGAAGAATGCGGCGCGCCTGTCGTCGTGATCGCCGGCGGCGAGCCGCTGCTGCATAAGGAATTGCCGAAGATCGTCGAGGGCGGTCTTGCGCAGGGCAGATACATGACTGTCTGCACCAATGCCTTGTTGCTGGAGAAGCAGATCGACCGGTTCAAGCCGCATCGGCGTTTCAACTGGTCGATCCATCTCGATGGCGACCAGGAGATGCATGACAAATCTGTCTGCCAAAAAGGTGTCTACGATCGTGCCGTCTCGGCCCTGAAGCTCGCCAAGTCGAAGGGCTTCCGTGTGACGATCAACTGCACGTTGTTCAACGATGCCGATCCGGAGCGCGTCGCCAGTTTCTTCGATGACATGAAGGAACTCGGCATCGAAGGCGTCACGGTCTCGCCGGGCTATGCTTACGAGCGTGCGCCCGATCAGCAGCACTTCCTCAACCGCGCGAAGACGAAGCAATTGTTCCGCGATATCTTCAAGCGCGGCAATGGCGGCAAGAAATGGCCGTTCTTCCAGTCGGGCCTGTTCCTCGACTTTCTCGCGGGTAACCGCACGTACGAATGCACACCATGGGGCAACCCGACGCGGACTGTCTTCGGCTGGCAGCGCCCGTGCTATCTGCTGGGCGAAGGTTACACCAAGACCTATGCCGAGCTGATGGAAACAACCAATTGGGATTCGTATGGCGTCGGCAAATATGAGAAGTGCGCCGACTGCATGGTCCATTGCGGCTTCGAAGCGACGTCCGTCAACGAAGCTTTTTCCAAGCCATGGGAAATTCTGAAAGTCGCCATCGGCGGTATCCGCACCGACGGCGCAATGGCGAAGGATGTCCCGTTAGACGGGCAGAGACCCGCCGATTACGTCTTCTCGCGGCATGTCCAGAACAAGCTCGCTGAAATCAAAGAAGCCGAAACCGCCACCAGCAGCCATCTGTCGGCTGCGGAATAA
- a CDS encoding MIP/aquaporin family protein: MRLSQRLAAEWLGTAFLLTAIIGSGIMAERLAHGDGALALLCNSLATGTMLAVLILIFGPISGAHFNPLVSLALFMRGELTVATAASYVVAQLAGAFAGVLAAHAMFALPLMQVSMHARSGPGQCLSEAIATFGLLMTIFGCAARNPDATPYAIGAYIVAAFWFTASTSFANPAVTLARAYSDTFAGIAPSNVPGFVLAQCAGTLAAIALAPWLWETVLAKPANSQT; encoded by the coding sequence ATGCGGCTTTCGCAGCGCCTGGCTGCCGAATGGCTGGGGACAGCCTTTCTGCTTACAGCGATCATCGGCTCGGGCATCATGGCCGAGCGTTTAGCTCACGGCGACGGCGCACTCGCCTTGCTCTGCAATAGCCTTGCAACAGGTACTATGCTGGCCGTCCTGATATTGATCTTTGGCCCAATCTCCGGCGCGCACTTCAACCCGCTCGTCAGCCTCGCCCTTTTCATGCGCGGCGAACTGACCGTCGCAACAGCGGCAAGCTATGTCGTCGCACAGCTTGCCGGCGCCTTTGCTGGCGTCCTCGCGGCGCATGCCATGTTCGCCCTGCCGCTCATGCAAGTGTCGATGCATGCACGGTCCGGCCCCGGCCAATGTCTGAGCGAAGCGATTGCCACCTTCGGTCTTTTGATGACGATCTTCGGATGCGCGGCGCGAAACCCGGACGCGACGCCTTACGCGATCGGCGCCTATATCGTCGCGGCCTTTTGGTTCACCGCCTCGACATCCTTCGCCAATCCCGCAGTTACGCTCGCCCGCGCTTATTCAGACACGTTTGCGGGGATCGCGCCGTCCAATGTCCCCGGATTCGTGCTCGCACAATGCGCCGGCACACTCGCCGCAATCGCACTGGCGCCTTGGCTCTGGGAAACAGTGCTCGCGAAGCCGGCTAATTCGCAAACCTGA
- the hpnA gene encoding hopanoid-associated sugar epimerase → MLSRNASRWVRTDSVAGDKILVTGASGFVGAAVARAALASGYAVRALVRAASARTNLADLNVELVEGDMRDPEAVARAMSGVNFLFHVAADYRLWAPDPDEILRTNCDGTRILMQAAQKAGVQRIVYTSSVATLTIPPDGTPGDETRSLPLDKAIGAYKRSKVAAEIIVKDMIARQGLPAVIVHPSTPIGQRDVRPTPTGRIIVEAAQGRMPGYVDTGLNLVHVDDVAAGHLAALERGKIGEHYILGGENVRLAQMLCEIAALTGRRPPKIKVPRWLLYPLAAVVEAKARSSCREPFLTLDGLRMAKYLMFFSSAKAERELAYRPQPYKKGLEDALAWFGTHGYLR, encoded by the coding sequence ATGCTAAGCCGCAACGCCTCCAGATGGGTAAGGACGGATAGCGTGGCGGGCGACAAAATCCTTGTAACGGGGGCGTCAGGCTTCGTCGGTGCGGCAGTCGCGCGCGCGGCTCTCGCCTCCGGCTATGCGGTGCGTGCCCTGGTCCGGGCCGCCAGCGCGCGGACCAATCTCGCCGATTTGAACGTCGAATTGGTCGAGGGCGACATGCGCGACCCCGAAGCCGTCGCACGCGCCATGTCCGGCGTGAACTTCCTCTTCCATGTCGCGGCCGATTACCGCCTCTGGGCGCCCGACCCGGACGAAATCCTGCGCACCAATTGCGACGGCACACGTATTTTGATGCAGGCGGCGCAAAAAGCCGGCGTGCAACGCATCGTCTATACGAGCAGCGTCGCGACCCTCACGATCCCGCCGGACGGCACGCCGGGCGATGAGACCCGCTCACTCCCGCTGGACAAGGCGATCGGCGCCTATAAGCGCAGCAAAGTCGCGGCGGAAATCATCGTGAAGGATATGATCGCCCGGCAGGGCTTGCCGGCCGTCATCGTACATCCCTCGACGCCAATCGGCCAACGCGACGTCAGGCCGACGCCCACGGGCCGAATCATCGTCGAGGCAGCGCAAGGCCGTATGCCCGGCTATGTCGACACGGGGCTCAATCTCGTTCATGTCGACGATGTTGCGGCGGGACACCTCGCCGCGCTCGAACGGGGCAAGATCGGCGAACATTACATTCTCGGTGGCGAGAATGTGCGGCTCGCCCAGATGCTCTGCGAAATCGCTGCCTTGACCGGCCGCCGCCCGCCCAAGATAAAGGTGCCGCGGTGGCTCCTCTATCCGCTCGCCGCCGTCGTCGAGGCGAAGGCCCGGTCCAGCTGCCGGGAACCTTTTTTGACACTCGACGGGCTGCGCATGGCCAAATATTTGATGTTTTTCTCGTCCGCGAAAGCGGAACGTGAACTCGCCTACCGGCCACAACCCTATAAAAAGGGCCTCGAAGACGCCCTCGCCTGGTTCGGCACACACGGATATTTGAGATGA
- a CDS encoding ABC transporter transmembrane domain-containing protein, giving the protein MSSDTLPAGDDAASAKPRPSPKALLALLPYVKRYKGRVLAAFAALTVAAAATLVVPVAVRRMIDAGFSVQSTGTINSYFGAMIGVVGVLSLASGARYYLVNTLGERVVADLRSAVFRHLSGLDASFFDSARIGELLSRLTADTTQLKAAFGASASVALRNFFMFIGAVALMVYSSPRLSAYVLVAIPVIVLPLYAAGRAVRKRSRAAQDTLADASAYAAENLGAVRVMQAFGAEAATNARFTAAVENSYNAARLSTLARGIVTAIAIFLAFASVVVVLWLGAHDVLAGRMTGGLLSQFVLYAVLGAGALGELSQVWNEISAAAGSAGRIGEILAIKPKIIAPVPTALLPSPGKGEIVFDHVNFAYPTRRDAPALHDLSFRVAPGETVAIVGPSGAGKSTIFQLLLRFYDPLSGVIDLDGVDIKTVDPAELRRRISLVPQEPVIFASSFADNIRYGAPQASEAAVEAAAKKAAAQDFIGATSQGYATNIGERGVTLSGGERQRLAIARAILREAPVLLLDEATSALDAASEGLVQHALEELKQGRTTLVIAHRLATVLSADRILVLEAGRIVEEGTHQSLVAKDGLYAKLAKMQFETGALALNGSRSAAAE; this is encoded by the coding sequence ATGTCATCCGATACCCTCCCGGCCGGGGATGATGCCGCCAGCGCCAAGCCGCGGCCCTCACCGAAAGCCCTTCTGGCGCTTCTGCCCTACGTCAAACGCTACAAGGGCCGTGTCCTTGCCGCTTTTGCGGCCCTGACCGTCGCCGCCGCGGCAACGCTCGTCGTGCCGGTCGCGGTGCGGCGGATGATCGATGCCGGCTTTTCGGTTCAAAGCACCGGAACGATCAACAGCTATTTCGGCGCGATGATCGGCGTCGTCGGCGTGCTCTCCCTGGCCTCGGGTGCCCGCTATTACCTCGTCAATACGCTGGGTGAACGCGTCGTCGCCGATCTGCGCAGCGCTGTCTTCAGACATCTCTCCGGTCTCGACGCGAGTTTCTTCGACAGCGCGCGAATCGGCGAACTGCTGTCGCGTCTCACCGCCGATACGACGCAATTGAAGGCGGCCTTTGGCGCCTCGGCCTCTGTCGCGTTGCGCAATTTTTTCATGTTCATCGGCGCGGTTGCGCTGATGGTCTACAGCAGTCCGCGACTCTCGGCCTATGTGCTCGTTGCGATCCCGGTCATCGTCCTGCCGCTCTATGCCGCCGGGCGCGCCGTCAGAAAACGCTCACGCGCCGCGCAAGATACGCTCGCCGATGCCAGCGCCTATGCGGCGGAAAATCTTGGCGCCGTGCGTGTGATGCAGGCGTTTGGCGCCGAAGCGGCGACCAATGCGCGCTTCACTGCCGCGGTCGAGAACTCATATAATGCCGCACGGCTTTCGACACTGGCGCGCGGCATTGTCACGGCAATCGCCATTTTCCTGGCCTTCGCGAGTGTCGTCGTGGTGCTCTGGCTCGGCGCGCATGACGTGCTCGCCGGACGCATGACCGGCGGCCTGCTCTCCCAATTCGTGCTTTACGCCGTGCTTGGCGCCGGTGCGCTGGGTGAATTGAGCCAGGTCTGGAATGAGATTTCGGCGGCCGCCGGCTCGGCTGGCCGTATCGGCGAAATCCTGGCGATCAAGCCGAAAATCATTGCGCCGGTGCCCACCGCGCTATTGCCCTCGCCCGGGAAGGGCGAGATCGTCTTCGATCATGTCAATTTCGCCTATCCGACCCGGCGGGACGCCCCGGCGCTGCACGATCTTTCGTTCCGGGTCGCGCCGGGCGAGACGGTCGCGATCGTCGGGCCGAGCGGCGCTGGCAAATCGACCATTTTCCAGCTTCTGCTGCGTTTCTACGATCCGCTCTCGGGCGTGATCGATCTCGACGGCGTCGATATCAAGACTGTCGATCCGGCCGAACTGCGCCGTCGCATCAGCCTGGTGCCGCAGGAGCCGGTGATCTTCGCGTCGAGCTTCGCCGACAACATCCGCTATGGCGCGCCGCAAGCCTCCGAAGCCGCGGTCGAAGCTGCCGCGAAAAAAGCCGCGGCGCAGGATTTTATTGGCGCCACGTCGCAAGGCTATGCGACGAATATTGGCGAGCGCGGCGTCACGCTGTCTGGCGGCGAACGTCAGCGCCTTGCCATCGCCCGGGCGATCTTGCGCGAGGCGCCGGTGCTGCTGCTCGATGAAGCAACCTCGGCGCTCGACGCGGCGAGCGAAGGTCTCGTCCAGCACGCGCTCGAAGAGTTGAAACAGGGCCGCACGACCCTCGTGATTGCACATCGGCTTGCGACGGTGCTGTCCGCCGATCGTATTCTCGTGCTGGAGGCGGGGCGCATCGTCGAGGAAGGCACGCATCAATCGCTCGTCGCCAAGGACGGCCTATACGCCAAGCTCGCCAAGATGCAGTTCGAGACCGGCGCGCTGGCGCTCAACGGCAGCCGCAGCGCCGCGGCGGAGTGA